A window of Fusarium musae strain F31 chromosome 1, whole genome shotgun sequence genomic DNA:
CAGGCCTCATGGACGCCAACATCGACGAACACCGTCTATTCCACGAGGGCCTACATCGCTTCACAACTTATATTGAGAAAATCCGcaaagacgacgaagacctCGACGGCTCAAAGGTCAGAGAAATCATCGACTCATTCATGCCCTCCCTCACAACACACCTGCACAACGAAATCGACACCCTTGTCGGGCTCGAAAAGTACGCCGACAAGTGCGACTGGGGAGCGTGGTTCAAGAAGACAGGGGCAGAGATAGGCTCTAACGCCATGAAGAAAGCCTCTCATCGTAACGAGATTCTGCCGCTGGCGTTGATTCTTCACGATAAGGAGTTTGAGGGCGGTATCTGGGCGGAtttccctcctcttccttggaTTGCGCTCGTTGCTATTCGGTGGCTGTTTGTTCGTACGCATCAGGACTGGTGGCGGTTCGCAGGGTGTGATTCTTCGTCTAATCGACAGGATTTGCCATTTGCttgatgttggttgttggttcgaGGGTTGTTGGTTCTGGGATGATATATAGTGGATATGTTATTATGAGACGTTACCATGATACATGTTAGAGTTGCATAGAGAATAGTTGTCTCTTACTCGTAGAATGCGGTGTGAACACGACTATACGGCCAAATACACGTGAGAAAATACAATCTCGAGCAATATCTCCTCGGTATAGCAGACCCCCACTCGCGTTTCACGTCTTATTACTTACGACGTTGCAGTTGACAGGTAACCCTAGAGGCTTAGCTTACCGGTACCGTGATATTGGGAAGAAGGGGCCGGTGCGTGTCGCGGGGCGAGCGGCACAGTCATGCGCGTGTTTTCTTGACGGTATGATTTGATTTTTTTACTGGAATCTTCTAGGGGCGGGTGTTACCTAGCCTGTTCCCCCTAAATGGGTACACGCCGGCGCGGGATGAGGTGACAGGGGCCGCACTGTAAATGTGACCGTgtgcggaggaggagggttgCGGATCCGAACGGTTTTAGGGCTATTGCTCGGGTAGAGTCGATACGACCGTGACGAGTGTTGATATTGGGTGGAATGAGATATATGTCAGCCCTATGTCTACCGAAAGCTTTGATATTTGTGAGTCTGTGTTATTGCCATCATATTGAAGATATAAAACTGTGATGGTTTGACCTACTAGGAGGGTTGTGTTTGCTGTTGCGAGCTGTCATCTCGCATCTTTCTTTACTACGAAAATGCGCTTTTCGGATGCAATTTTCCCGAGCGAAACGCGCGAGGAATACCTCGACGATCATTCTGTCTTGTGGATCTGTCATACCCGCGAATGTGATCTATAACATGTTGTTTTCTCGGAGACGAGAAAATACTGTACAATATGACCAAGCCTGTAGGGTATCATTGTTGGTTCGTCAATGAGGCGATAGAACATCTCGCATCGCAGTGCTTTGACATCAGCTGACTCATGCGACCAATGACCACTGTCTCTATTGACTCGAACTGAGACACGGCACCTATCAGAGCCATCGTGATCAACGCCTCAGTATCCGAAACTCAGCACGGACAGACGGCACTGTATTCCGGTCTGTGTTTTTGCAGTTTGCAGTAAAGATATGCATGGGCCCCAACGCCATTACAACCAACAGCTGCAACGCTGTCCACCAGAAATACCCAGTGCTGAACCTTGTCCTGCCAAACACGCCAGCGACTTGACCTCAATACGTGTCAGGGGCCCGAGTGCTAAGCTAGCGTTGTTCTCTCGACcttgcatgcatgcatgctcGCCCCAAACCCAAACAAACCGTAGTCTCGGCAGTCAATCCTACCCTCAGTCTCCAGTTTCAGGAGGTCTCTTTCTGGCGTGTCTCACTGTGCAAAAAGAGACACAAATCAAATACCGCAGAATCCCAGTGGAGTCATGTTGTATTTTGTTATTTGCGCCGAGGTGCGCAATCCACTGGGAGGGGAAAGGACCCTAGCTACAGGAACATGCTTGCTTAACCGACGCGCAATCCCTGCATGTGAAATCCTCCCAATCCCTGGGGCTTGTTTTTTCTTTCAAGTCCAACGGCTTTTTTCGTGTTTCTTGGGGGCCTGTCTGGAGTGAAATGCGAGAACAACTCACCGCTCATTTCTGCCGTTTTGCTATGTAACGTCGCTAACCAAATCGACATCATACGAGACAATCCTTCTTAAAAAGAGACAGGCCTCGGCACTTATTTATTCCTCCTGCTAAACTAGTTTTATTTTCTACTCCAATTTTCAGAAATTCATCCAAATACCCGTTCACAGCCCACTAGTGTCTTACAAGTTCTTTTGACAACAGACAGCTTCATTATGGAAACGATGGCACCTCTTCATCACGCCCTTCCCCCTCTTGAGGTCTACTTCACTGCTGAGGATTTTGAGAACCTTGGCATGACGCCATGGTTCAGCTACTCAGTCACACTGCCGGAGCGGCCCATTCCCAGCGCTTCGGACAGGCCCCCACTGGAGACTGAGCGTCTGATCATCCGACCCTTCACAATGAACGACCTGGATGCATTCCATGAGCTTCGCAAACGTCCTGACATTCAGAACCACTCAACAGCTCGCGGGCGCGCAACCAAAGACAAGGACGAGACAGAGAGACAACTCCATTCTCTGGTTCAGGACGACCAAAGCCATTGGTGGTTTGGCGCCTTTCTTAAATCGACCAATGAGCTCATAGGCGAGGGTGGCCTGCCGGACGTCCTGGCCAtgtcctcctccatctctgGTTGGCCAGAAGCCGAGTTCCTCATCAAACCTGAATTCTGCCGCCAGGGATACGGCACTGAACTCTGGAAGGCAGTCATGGACTCATGGTGGGATCTACCTCGTGAGCGACGACGACATCAATTAGTTCCCGTCGTGGCGCCCGGAAAAGAACCCGGTGACAAGATGGGCGAATGTGTTGTCTTTCAATGGGAAGCAGGCAAtgaagcagccaagaactTCTTCGCAAAGGTCCTGTCACAAGCACCCGTTGCTGCACAGGGCGGCTGCGAGAGCATCGATACGCGAGATGGAAGGGAGGGAAATCTCATCACGTGGGCTGGCACAATCATCTGCAATCCTCGGCCGATGCCCGAGGACGATGACTCTGATtaatggaggagaagaatttTTTCTAAATGGTCAAAAAACGAACGGTTTCGGGGTCAATTTTTAGACGGGCCAATCTGGACAGGAACATACTGGGTTTAGGGCGCGTACAGCAAGCGATAACTCGTTGAATGAAGGCATCTTTGCATATTAGACGGCATTTGATAGCAACTAGGTAATCTGACCATTTCAAGTTGTATACATAATAACAAGACTGTTATCATCACTCTCGCACTGCCAATTTTGAAGATATTTCTGCAAGACTGTTAATGTGTACAGAAAAGATAGTCTGAGTTCACATGTCCTTGCAACGTTGATCTCACTGACTGTAGATCTTGTTCCGACTATAATGCCTGCGGAAAACATGTGCAACATCTGTGCATATACCGACCCGAGACCCGAAACACGCGTTGACTTCCGGATCCATGGCCTTTGCACCGCTTGATATTTCTCCACGAACCAAGATGGTCTACTTCATTCAAGCCTGCAGAACCCCACTACTCTCATAAACAAAACAGGGCAAGGCCTCAAGTTTCATTTCACTACACCGTCTTCTAGGCTTATTCTAGAAGGTCGGCTCAGAGCCGAAACCAGTTGATCTTCCTTAGTTTAAAATCATAATGCTGTTTCGGCCCGAGATCGTTGAGATGCCAGATGGGGCTTCGTCGATCATTGGCTCATAACGTAGCGAGCTAACTAGCCTCAAAATCAACTCCAGAGTGAACCCAAAACATCTCCTGTTTGACTACCGATAATTGATAAAATGATCGAAGGTTCATGGGCGCCGGCAAAGCTATTGGTCAATATACGAGGCATGCCAATAAGCTTTAGCTAACTGCTAGACGGAATATCTTTTCTTCCAACTGCCGTAGATGTCATCTCCTTCAGCAGCTGCCTAAAGCTTATTCTTATAGCTTGACTACCTGTGTAATTACTCTTTATTTGTTCTCAAAGGCGCGGCAGATCTTTAAGCTCTATGTCACGATAGCTGCAGGGGCTATAAGTAGCCTCGGCATATGAAACGGCTTTCCAGCAGTCTCCAATATCATAGAGTCAAAATCGAGCTTTTCCCCGCGGACCTTCCGCTCTCCCTCTAACCCTATTCCGGGAGGGTGTCTTGAACCCTTAACCAGCACTTATGCTGCTtgaaatatttatagtttagagAACAAGTTGCGCTTCTCTCTGTCCATTAAGTCCCTGAATCTGCCCCCTGTTTCTGTCTTTAATACTCAAGTAGCCCCCCGAGCTTTAATAGTGCAGCTTTTATTTACATAACGTTTTCTATAACCTAGTAGGGCTGGGTCATTGCTGACTTATGAGTGAGGGTTGTCTTATATTTAGATAATCTGGTACTTGAGCTATGTAATATAATGTATCCAGGGTCAAGACTAGAGTAATTGTTCCTGTATTTTATAGTAGCTATCTCTTGATAACTAACCTTACTTCCTAGGCATTGCCTTTTGGGATATTAGCCagtattaaatactaaagagTAACAGGCAATAAAAACACACattaagcttaaaggccTCTTATTATGCTTTCATCTAGAAAAGAAAAGTGCTCAATCTGTATCCTAAATTATCCTAACTAACT
This region includes:
- a CDS encoding hypothetical protein (EggNog:ENOG41) → MEEPKKPWVDGPFKLISASRAGDSLEKRAGGARKCAAGMAVVHNLFLRGVNAIYLQAINVAESGTQKDKVDFASFAWAWCQEIQEHHDIEEEKIFPEINRITGVPGLMDANIDEHRLFHEGLHRFTTYIEKIRKDDEDLDGSKVREIIDSFMPSLTTHLHNEIDTLVGLEKYADKCDWGAWFKKTGAEIGSNAMKKASHRNEILPLALILHDKEFEGGIWADFPPLPWIALVAIRWLFVRTHQDWWRFAGCDSSSNRQDLPFA
- a CDS encoding hypothetical protein (EggNog:ENOG41) gives rise to the protein METMAPLHHALPPLEVYFTAEDFENLGMTPWFSYSVTLPERPIPSASDRPPLETERLIIRPFTMNDLDAFHELRKRPDIQNHSTARGRATKDKDETERQLHSLVQDDQSHWWFGAFLKSTNELIGEGGLPDVLAMSSSISGWPEAEFLIKPEFCRQGYGTELWKAVMDSWWDLPRERRRHQLVPVVAPGKEPGDKMGECVVFQWEAGNEAAKNFFAKVLSQAPVAAQGGCESIDTRDGREGNLITWAGTIICNPRPMPEDDDSD